The window TGGGGAAGACCCTTTTCTGtacccagtgcacaaagcaagctcTATAAAGGCATGCTTGTGTGATGAGTGGTCAGGATGTTGAACCCAAATGCATCCAACCACCAGAGGGTCAGCAGAATCAGCAgtaatattttattaacagTCAGGTTATTCAGCTGAGGTGATTCCTGGATTCCTGGAAGTGATTCAGGCGGGAGCAGCCGTCTACATAGGTCAAAGGGTAGGGCATGTTGGAAGGGCTGAGCCAGTGAGGGGGTACAGAGGAACATAGTGAGGAGAGGGGAGGgtaggggaggggaggggagggcaggAGAGGGGGAGGGGAGAGTGACTGGGGAACAGGAACTGGAATCTCCTCTGTGAAGACAGACCGGTCAGTCAGACAGAACGATGACAAGAGCAAACAGCTTACTGGTGATGGCCAGGCACATACTTGGGTACAGGCTGGTGGCAGGGGATCAGACCAAGGCAGGTAAGGAATGTAACCTAAGGATCGGGCTACGAAGCAAACAGGCGGCAGATCGGGTATCAGCAGAGTTCATAAACAAATAATCAAAGAAACTTTCACAGGTGGAACATTCTGTGTTGAAGTTCAGACACAATCTGTGTTAGGGAAGTGAGCTTGCTTTTATGAAAAGATAATTGCTAGTCCAAAGCAGGTGAGTAAGGAGGCTTGATCGCCAGATTCAGAGCAGCTGTGTGGGGGCTGGAGAGTAAGAAGgtcgaggaggaggagcagagagcaaagagcaaagagtggagGCACTTCTCATATCACaccttggatgagtttggtccAACATCATTGGCCTCTGATCTCCCCAAAGACACACTCAAAAATCTTGTAGAAAATCTTCCCAGAAAATAGAAGCTTTTATAGTTGTGATGGAGGAGCAACTCCACATACTTTTCACTTTCTGGATGTGTTCCAATACTTTGGCCATCGACTGCAAGTTTGGGATCAGACTCGACTCTTGGGACAACATGAATAGTTGTGTGTGCAAAACTAACAAGGTGTGAACAAATGCATGGGGATGTAGAGATGTAGAGACAGATGTAGATAAACTTCTTGGTTCTGTAGGATCATCACGACATGTTGCTGGAGATCGAGAGAGACAAGGCCATCACTGACAAGGTCATCCTGATTCAGAAGGTTGTTCGAGGTTTTAAGGACAGGTATGTCCACGTTACTTTGGCCAGGCTTCCACATGATTCAGGAAAGCTTACACTCAAagtgattttgtttattttctgacCATCAGATCGAACTTCCTGAGGATGAGGAAATCGGCTGTGTTGATCCAGAAGACGTGGCGAGGATATCTCTGCAGGAAGAATTATGGAGCTGTGAGGATCATCATCAATAACATCAATAATAAATTGTTTAATGTATGAGGTCATGATGTTCTTCTATTTGCCTCCTTGCTCTCCAGATGCGGGCGGGCTTCTCTCGCCTCCAGGCTCTGGTCCGCTCCAGGAAGTTGTGTGCATCGTATCACGTGGCCCGACAGCGCATAACGGGCTTCCAGGGTCACTGCCGAGGCTTCCTGGTGCGGCGAGCCTTCAGACACCGTCTGTGGGCCGTCATCACCATCCAGGCCTACACCAGAGGAATGATTGCACGGAGGTTATACCGCAGGCTGAGGGGCGAGGTAGACACACCTGTCGTATATTGATACTGATACCACCATCAACATGTTTATTTTAGCCAAAATTGACTTACTATTTAGTTTGGGAAAATGCCAAAACCTCCTTGAATTCTTTTCTGACTTCTGTCAGTATCGAAGGAGACTGGAGGCTGAGAAGATGCGTCTGGCTGAGGAGACCAAACTGAGGAACCAGATGTCTGCAAAGAGAGCCAAGGCTGAAGCTGAACGCAAACACCAGGTAGGCTTCAGACCATCAGGTCCAAAGTTGAGTCATGTCAGAGGAAATTCATGTGTCTTCCTGCGATGCCTTTCACTGCACCCTCGTTCACTGTCCTCTTCAGGAGCGTCTGACTCAGTTGGCCAAAGAAGATGCCGAGcgggagaagaaggagaaggaggaggcaaGGAGAAAGAAGGAGCTGGTGGAGCAAATGGAGCGTGCCCGTATGGAGCCTGTCAATGACTCAGACATGGTGGATAAGATGTTTGGATTCCTGGGCACTACAAGTTCCTTTCCTGGTCAGGAGGGACAAGCTCCTGTGGGCTTTGAGGTCAGACAGCAAATGTTTGCTTAACTAACTGTTGAGTCAGGATATATGAACCTGTTGTTCTGCCTCCTGTGCAGGACCTGGAAAGGACCCACCGGGatctggaggaggaggacttgGATGAGGCTCTTCCTTTGCCAGAGGATGACGATGAGGAGGATGTGTCTGAGTACAAGTTTGCCAAGTTTTCTGCCACCTACTTCCAGGGAACCACCACACACACCTATGTCCGGCGACCCCTGAAACAGCCGCTGCTCTTCCACGATGATGAGGGAGACCAGCTGGTATGTCAAAGACCTATATTCTAACTATTGCACCTGAGGGTAACGTTAATTCCTTGATCCGGTCTAGGCGGCTCTGGCCGTATGGATCACAGTGCTCAGGTTCATGGGAGATTTGCCTGAGCCGAAATACCACACTGCCATCAGCGACGGCAGCGAGAAGATTCCTGTCATGACCAAAATCTACGAGACTCTGGGAAAGAAGACTTACAAGAGAGAGCTGCAGGCACTCCAGGGGGAAGGAGAGGTGAGGTGGAGAAGGATGTGGGAGCCTGGGAGGAACTTCTACCACAACTATGAAGCTCACATACAGGATTTTAAAATTGGTTAAAGACAACTTAGAGCCATGTTTGGACTGTGTTTCACTGCATCCAGACGCCTCAGTCCGACAGCCCTCGCAAGAATAGCATCCGACACAAACTGGTTTCTCTTACTCTGAAGAAGAAATCCAAGATCACTGAGGAGGTGAGAGAAGATGTTTCTGATGCATCATCACGCGACTCGCTTTAGCTACTAAGTGATGGACAACTTTCAGGTCACAAAGCGCCTCAACGATGGCGAATAtggtctccatggcaacagcaTGCTGGAGGACCGGCCGACATCCAACCTGGAGAAACTTCACTTCATCATCGGTAACGGCATCCTGAGACCTGGGCTGAGGTAAAAACATATCCCATGTGGATTAGTGGTGGTTTTCACACCAGCTGTCTGGGTTCAATTCCTGGTATGGGAATATGCTGTGGGGTGGCAATAgttcacttgtgtgtgtgtgtgtgtgtgtgtgtggtttgtgtGTTAGGGATGAGATTTACTGTCAGATCTGCAAACAGCTGAGTCAGAACCCATCTAAGAGCTCTCACGCTCGAGGTTGGATACTCATCAGTTTGTGTGTTGGCTGCTTTGCCCCCTCAGACAAGTTCCTCAAGGTcaggacacttttttttcaaggTTTAATCCATATAGTGCCTACTACAGTGAGTATACTAATGGCTTTTGGTGTTAACGTGCAGTACTTGAGAAACTTCATCAGCAGCGGGCCACCAGGTTATGCTCCGTATTGTGAAGAAAGActgagaagaacatttgtgaaTGGGACGAGAACACAACCTCCATCCTGGCTGGAGTTGCAGGTACATGTACAAGTACAGAAGCACTCACTCGCAATTAAATAAAGCTCATTTAATCTGGAGCCTATTACTTAATTGTTTGGAAATCAATATCCAGGCAACCAAGTCGAAGAAACCCATCATGCTGCCGGTAACGTTCATGGACGGAACCACCAAAACGCTGCTGACGGACTCAGCCACGACAGCCAAGGAGCTCTGCAACACACTGGCCGACAAGATCAGCCTGCAGGATAGATTCGGTTTCTCGCTCTACATCGCTCTGTTTGACAAGGTTGTCTGAGCCAAAACAAACACTTGTTATAGAAAGAAGTCttttctcccagccaatcagctaGAAAAATGATATTATATTGAAAAATATGATCATGATTTGAATGTCATCACACCATGCAGGTCTCATCTTTGGGCAGCGGGAACGACCACGTGATGGATGCAGTGTCCCAGTGCGAGCAGTACGCCAAGGAGCAGGGAGCCCAGGAAAGGAATGCTCCCTGGAGGTTGTTCTTCAGAAAGGAGATCTTCACTCCATGGCACTGTGCTGCCGACGATACAGTCGCCACCAACCTCATCTACCAGCAAACTGTCAGGGGTGTCAAGTTTGGAGAGTACCGCTGCGACAGGGTGACTGCTTCTTTTCTGTAGACATTCTCTTCTTCTGTCTTTGAGCGCAAGTTCAAGACTTCCTCTCCTTCTTGGCCCAGGAGGACCTGGCAGAACTGGCATCTCAGCAGTATTATGTAGACTACGGAGCAGAGGTCCTGCTGGAGCGACTTCTGAGCCTCATCCCGTCCTACATTCCAGATAGAGAGATGAGCAGTTCCAGGACGGTGGAGAAGTGGGCTCACTTCATCATGGCGGCCCACaaaaaggtgcttgtcactggaACAGTTTGTTGACATCGGTAGATCTTATTGTTACTAACTTAAGATTAATTACCTCTTTcatgagtagtagtagtagtagtaaatcGTAATAATTTGTCCACATCTTTGTTGTTCAGGGCATCTACACACAGAAGAGGTTTGACCCCCAGAAGGTCAAAGAGGAAGTGGTGGACTTTGCTCGCCACAAGTGGCCTCTGCTCTTTTCTCGTTTCTATGAAGCCTTCAAGTTCTCTGGTGAGATTCAATTGCCTTTTGTCAGTGAACTCCACATCATTTTAGTTCATCACAAAGCAATGAGCTGGACTTCTACATTCCCAAAGTGAGATTTTCCAATGTAAAAATTGCCTGAAGATGTTCTTTACTTCAGGTCCAAGTCTCCCTAAAAACGACCTCATTGTCGCAGTCAATTGGACAGGCGTGTATTTTGTTGACGAGCAGGAACAGGTCTTGTTAGAGCTTGCCTTCCCAGAGATCACTGCGGTGTCAAGCAGCAGGTAAGGCATACTTGTAACTGTAGTCACACTTGTGAACACATTGATGTTGATCTGTTTTAGCGTTGGACTTGGCTTTGAGATACCAACGATCAACATCTGCCAGAGTTAGTGCCATTAGTGCATGTCCAATTGTGCATATAATagctcatttattttaatttctccTTGAACATGGGTGTCGTTCTTCTTTCAGGGGAGGAAAGTTGCAGAGTCAGAGCTTCACGCTGGCAACCATCAAAGGAGAAGAGTATACCTTCACCTCCAACAACGCTGAGGACATCCGTGACCTGGTGGTGACCTTCCTGGAAGGCCTGAGGAAGAGATCAAAGTTTGTGGTAGCGCTACAAGACAGTCCCAACCACAGTATGTCCTCACTCAACTTTGGGATGTCTGACAAAGAAGTCACAAGTGCCAATGATGTCCTCTAACTTTTTCCAGATGGTGAGCCGTCCACATTCCTGAGCTTCCAAAAGGGAGACTTGATCTTGCTAGACCAGGACTCTGGCGAGCAAGTTCTCAACTCAGGTTGGGCACATGGCGTCAACGAGAGGACCAGTCAGAGAGGAGACTTCCCAGCTGACTCAGTCTACGTCCTGCCCACCATGACACGACCTCAGCAGGAGATTGTGGTACGACAAAGATGCTTCCCGCTCACATTTACatgtcaaaacagacaaaaatgtgATGCAGTTGTTGATGCAATCCAATCAATCAGGCTCTCGTAACCATGACACCAGACCAGCGGCAGCAGTCAGTGAGAGTGTCCCAGCTCATGCTTCCTGAGAGTGAAGACTCACTCAAACCATACACACTGGAGGAGTTCTCCTACGACTACTTCAGGTACAAACGTCCACAGCAAACTCCTCTAAGATtgccttttatttgtctttctattggaaaataaatttgtacccacgcaataaataaatagtgtacTGAAGTAAGTCGTCTGCTCCCTACAGGCCCCCTCCCAAACACACACTAAGCAGAGTGATGGTCACCAAGAATCGAGGTAAGGACAAGTTATGGAGTTGCACCAGAGAGCCTCTGAAACAACCACTACTGAAGAAGGTGATCCATCATGAGGATCTTGCGCAAGAGGCCTGCATGGCCTTCATTGATATCCTTTACTATGTTTATAATGTTGCCGCCATACTGCAGGCTGTTGGGCCACCTGACGACTGTACCAAGTAAAACCAGCATGTTCCTTAAATATGTGCCCTACCTGTGATGAAGTACATGGGTGACTATCCCTCCAAACGCACCCGATCAGTCAATGAGCTGACCGACCAAATCTTTGAGGGATCCCTCAAGGCAGAACCTCTGAAGGACGAGATCTTTTGCCAGATCATCAAACAGCTCACTGACAACCACGTCAAGTGTGTACAAGGACACTAAAGAGCTATTGTGTCATAGAATAATGACAAACAATTGAAAAAGAACTGACGAATGACATATAGAGATTAGTGACATAAACTTATCTGACCTTTTTAGAAGACGTTGaacatgtttgtatgtgtgcTTACAGGTACAGTGAGGAAAAAGGCTGGGAGCTGCTCTGGTTATGCACTGGTCTCTTTCCTCCTAGTAACATGCTGCTGCCACACATCCAGCGCTTCCTGCAGTCCAAGAGACAACACCCGCTCTCTGCCGACTGCATGCACAGGCTACACAAAGCATTACGGTAGTTGCACACTACAGGTTTACACTGTAGATACTGTAGACACTGTGCTTTTTCAGAGGTCTGGAAGCTAAACagaaactaaaaacaaaacctCTTGCTTGCCATGATAACAGAAACGGCTCCAGGAAATACCCTCCACATCTGGTGGAAGTCGAGGCCATCCAGCACAAGACGACGCAGATTTTTCACAAAGTGTACTTCCCTGACGACACAGACGAGgtaccacacacaaacacacacacacactcctgaggATCGTCTCTAGAGCAGGTTTGTGGCCATGTGTGCCAATTGTCCAGGCCTTTGAAGTGGAGTCCAGTACCAAAGCAAAGGATTTCTGTCAGAACATCTCCACCAGACTGCTGTTGAAATCCCATGAGGGTTTTAGCCTCTTCGTCAAGATCTCAGACAAGGTCAGAAGTCAAACATGTTCTTATAGAATTTTAATGGAACAATACTATTTACTTAGGCGTCTCTTTTGGTTCGTAAGACAAAGAGCTCATTCAtactatgtgtgtgtttgtaggtgATCAGTGTTCCGGAAGGAGATTTCTTCTTCGACTTTGTCCGACATTTGACAGACTGGATCAAGAAATCACGTCCAGCAAAAGATGGTACATGCAGCTGCAGCTtttatacgtgtgtgtgtgatgcgtctgtgtaggctctcagtcgtacaggagttgtccatcgaggaaaaggcttcttgagacgtcatctgtacttctgtgtagaaggtgtcggacgtttcgctcctcatccgaagagcttcgtcagcaaactaataagtgctggtagcttaggccttaaatacagtaagagtgggcggaataggtgtgccaacaccctcctcctattggttcgttacactaagcctgggcggagcagtggtataatcctatcctgttattcacacctacgataaaagggaagtgtcgctccctgaattgggtatgaacgactctgatactggcttgttagcatctattgttctggctcggccctgccttcacctcatttgccaccactgtatttaaggcctaagctaccagcacttattagtttgctgacgaagctcttcggatgaggagcgaaacgtccgacaccttctacacagaagtacagatgacgtctcaagaagccttttcctcgatgtgtgtgtgatggtttgatttattttgaacatgcatgcacattacAATGCAATGCATTACATATTACGATTCCcgattccacatgtccaaagaggagtaggaagaagcaaagcttatttaatcctacccccatccgtttcacatcaatagCTCATCcatttgttcactttctgtgttCGACATGTACCCTTTGCAAACTCTGAACATCATAAGAGAAAGGAGAAAGCTGGATCATGAGTGAATACAAACTAAGTAATTTTCCAGTAGCGATAAGAAATGCAGATAATTCTTCTTTGGCTCATGATTCTTCTTTCTTTTacattgtaaacatcaactgcttgtactgttccTTAAAATGGTGCATTTTAGTGCATTATTTCAGTTCTTTACTCACACCGTTCCagaatttaattccacatatgGATAGGctgaaggtttttttgtgttgtttgtgcgtaaatgtgttttaaatttagtttttcatatttctcctctcttttatttattcaattattttaattaaaataattgtagaatgtt is drawn from Dunckerocampus dactyliophorus isolate RoL2022-P2 chromosome 12, RoL_Ddac_1.1, whole genome shotgun sequence and contains these coding sequences:
- the myo7aa gene encoding myosin VIIAa isoform X11 is translated as MYKRRDYVDLYEKDQAKWALLRNVNTVMKNSTLLPGDYVWLDLKSGREFEVPIGAVVKLCDSGQIQVVDDEGNEHWISPQNATNIKPMHPTSIHGVEDMIRLGDLNEAGILRNLLIRYREKLIYTYTGSILVAINPYQLLPIYTADQIRLYTNKKIGEMPPHIFAIADNCYFNMQRNNRDQCCIISGESGAGKTESTKLILQFLAAISGQHSWIEQQVLEANPILEAFGNAKTIRNDNSSRFGKYIDIHFNKRGAIEGAKIEQYLLEKSRVCRQAHDERNYHIFYCMLKGMTADEKKKLGLSKATDYTYLTMGKCTVCDGRDDMKEYSNIRSAMKVLMFTDKENWEISKLLAAILHMGNLRYEARTYDNLDACEVVHSPHLTTAATLLEVDGKDLMNCLTSRTLITRGETVSTPLSMEQALDVRDAFVKGIYGRLFVWIVEKINAAIYKPPSSQAKAIRRSIGLLDIFGFENFTVNSFEQLCINFANENLQQFFVRHVFKLEQEEYNLENINWQHIEFTDNQDALDMIAIKPMNIISLIDEESRFPKGTDSTMLNKLNFQHKVNTNYIPPKNNYETQFGIQHFAGVVYYETRGFLEKNRDTLYGDIIQLVHSSKNKFIKQIFQADVAMGAETRKRSPTLSSQFKRSLELLMRTLSVCQPFFVRCIKPNEYKKPMLFDRELCVRQLRYSGMMETIRIRRAGYPIRYTFVEFVDRYRVLMPGVKPAYKQEDLRGTCQRIAEAVLGRDDDWQMGKTKIFLKDHHDMLLEIERDKAITDKVILIQKVVRGFKDRSNFLRMRKSAVLIQKTWRGYLCRKNYGAMRAGFSRLQALVRSRKLCASYHVARQRITGFQGHCRGFLVRRAFRHRLWAVITIQAYTRGMIARRLYRRLRGEYRRRLEAEKMRLAEETKLRNQMSAKRAKAEAERKHQERLTQLAKEDAEREKKEKEEARRKKELVEQMERARMEPVNDSDMVDKMFGFLGTTSSFPGQEGQAPVGFEDLERTHRDLEEEDLDEALPLPEDDDEEDVSEYKFAKFSATYFQGTTTHTYVRRPLKQPLLFHDDEGDQLAALAVWITVLRFMGDLPEPKYHTAISDGSEKIPVMTKIYETLGKKTYKRELQALQGEGETPQSDSPRKNSIRHKLVSLTLKKKSKITEEVTKRLNDGEYGLHGNSMLEDRPTSNLEKLHFIIGNGILRPGLRDEIYCQICKQLSQNPSKSSHARGWILISLCVGCFAPSDKFLKYLRNFISSGPPGYAPYCEERLRRTFVNGTRTQPPSWLELQATKSKKPIMLPVTFMDGTTKTLLTDSATTAKELCNTLADKISLQDRFGFSLYIALFDKVSSLGSGNDHVMDAVSQCEQYAKEQGAQERNAPWRLFFRKEIFTPWHCAADDTVATNLIYQQTVRGVKFGEYRCDREDLAELASQQYYVDYGAEVLLERLLSLIPSYIPDREMSSSRTVEKWAHFIMAAHKKGIYTQKRFDPQKVKEEVVDFARHKWPLLFSRFYEAFKFSGPSLPKNDLIVAVNWTGVYFVDEQEQVLLELAFPEITAVSSSRGGKLQSQSFTLATIKGEEYTFTSNNAEDIRDLVVTFLEGLRKRSKFVVALQDSPNHNGEPSTFLSFQKGDLILLDQDSGEQVLNSGWAHGVNERTSQRGDFPADSVYVLPTMTRPQQEIVALVTMTPDQRQQSVRVSQLMLPESEDSLKPYTLEEFSYDYFRPPPKHTLSRVMVTKNRGKDKLWSCTREPLKQPLLKKVIHHEDLAQEACMAFIAVMKYMGDYPSKRTRSVNELTDQIFEGSLKAEPLKDEIFCQIIKQLTDNHVKYSEEKGWELLWLCTGLFPPSNMLLPHIQRFLQSKRQHPLSADCMHRLHKALRNGSRKYPPHLVEVEAIQHKTTQIFHKVYFPDDTDEAFEVESSTKAKDFCQNISTRLLLKSHEGFSLFVKISDKVISVPEGDFFFDFVRHLTDWIKKSRPAKDGMVPSLTYQVFFMKKLWTSTVPGKDSFADSIFHYYQELPKYLRGYHKCSRDEVFQLAALIYRVKFEDDKSHFPTIPKMLRELVPQDLIRQMSPDDWKRSVVAFFNKQAGKSREEAKLMFLKIIYKWQTFGSAFFEVKQTTEPNYPEILLIAVNKHGVSLIDPKTKDILITHPFTKISNWSSGNTYFHITIGNLVRGSKLLCETSLGYKMDDLLTSYISQMLTTMNKQRSGRGLNK
- the myo7aa gene encoding myosin VIIAa isoform X9, translating into MKHVPMTTWTPVRWSTARILRLLQPCWRGETVSTPLSMEQALDVRDAFVKGIYGRLFVWIVEKINAAIYKPPSSQAKAIRRSIGLLDIFGFENFTVNSFEQLCINFANENLQQFFVRHVFKLEQEEYNLENINWQHIEFTDNQDALDMIAIKPMNIISLIDEESRFPKGTDSTMLNKLNFQHKVNTNYIPPKNNYETQFGIQHFAGVVYYETRGFLEKNRDTLYGDIIQLVHSSKNKFIKQIFQADVAMFLCGFTPASCLHLPSSTLPKGAETRKRSPTLSSQFKRSLELLMRTLSVCQPFFVRCIKPNEYKKPMLFDRELCVRQLRYSGMMETIRIRRAGYPIRYTFVEFVDRYRVLMPGVKPAYKQEDLRGTCQRIAEAVLGRDDDWQMGKTKIFLKDHHDMLLEIERDKAITDKVILIQKVVRGFKDRSNFLRMRKSAVLIQKTWRGYLCRKNYGAMRAGFSRLQALVRSRKLCASYHVARQRITGFQGHCRGFLVRRAFRHRLWAVITIQAYTRGMIARRLYRRLRGEYRRRLEAEKMRLAEETKLRNQMSAKRAKAEAERKHQERLTQLAKEDAEREKKEKEEARRKKELVEQMERARMEPVNDSDMVDKMFGFLGTTSSFPGQEGQAPVGFEDLERTHRDLEEEDLDEALPLPEDDDEEDVSEYKFAKFSATYFQGTTTHTYVRRPLKQPLLFHDDEGDQLAALAVWITVLRFMGDLPEPKYHTAISDGSEKIPVMTKIYETLGKKTYKRELQALQGEGETPQSDSPRKNSIRHKLVSLTLKKKSKITEEVTKRLNDGEYGLHGNSMLEDRPTSNLEKLHFIIGNGILRPGLRDEIYCQICKQLSQNPSKSSHARGWILISLCVGCFAPSDKFLKYLRNFISSGPPGYAPYCEERLRRTFVNGTRTQPPSWLELQATKSKKPIMLPVTFMDGTTKTLLTDSATTAKELCNTLADKISLQDRFGFSLYIALFDKVSSLGSGNDHVMDAVSQCEQYAKEQGAQERNAPWRLFFRKEIFTPWHCAADDTVATNLIYQQTVRGVKFGEYRCDREDLAELASQQYYVDYGAEVLLERLLSLIPSYIPDREMSSSRTVEKWAHFIMAAHKKGIYTQKRFDPQKVKEEVVDFARHKWPLLFSRFYEAFKFSGPSLPKNDLIVAVNWTGVYFVDEQEQVLLELAFPEITAVSSSRGGKLQSQSFTLATIKGEEYTFTSNNAEDIRDLVVTFLEGLRKRSKFVVALQDSPNHNGEPSTFLSFQKGDLILLDQDSGEQVLNSGWAHGVNERTSQRGDFPADSVYVLPTMTRPQQEIVALVTMTPDQRQQSVRVSQLMLPESEDSLKPYTLEEFSYDYFRPPPKHTLSRVMVTKNRGKDKLWSCTREPLKQPLLKKVIHHEDLAQEACMAFIAVMKYMGDYPSKRTRSVNELTDQIFEGSLKAEPLKDEIFCQIIKQLTDNHVKYSEEKGWELLWLCTGLFPPSNMLLPHIQRFLQSKRQHPLSADCMHRLHKALRNGSRKYPPHLVEVEAIQHKTTQIFHKVYFPDDTDEAFEVESSTKAKDFCQNISTRLLLKSHEGFSLFVKISDKVISVPEGDFFFDFVRHLTDWIKKSRPAKDGMVPSLTYQVFFMKKLWTSTVPGKDSFADSIFHYYQELPKYLRGYHKCSRDEVFQLAALIYRVKFEDDKSHFPTIPKMLRELVPQDLIRQMSPDDWKRSVVAFFNKQAGKSREEAKLMFLKIIYKWQTFGSAFFEVKQTTEPNYPEILLIAVNKHGVSLIDPKTKDILITHPFTKISNWSSGNTYFHITIGNLVRGSKLLCETSLGYKMDDLLTSYISQMLTTMNKQRSGRGLNK
- the myo7aa gene encoding myosin VIIAa isoform X1, with protein sequence MATKLKRRGSDWPLEGWDPNVRRLSYKYTTLIKGDYVWLDLKSGREFEVPIGAVVKLCDSGQIQVVDDEGNEHWISPQNATNIKPMHPTSIHGVEDMIRLGDLNEAGILRNLLIRYREKLIYTNCGGRTYTGSILVAINPYQLLPIYTADQIRLYTNKKIGEMPPHIFAIADNCYFNMQRNNRDQCCIISGESGAGKTESTKLILQFLAAISGQHSWIEQQVLEANPILEAFGNAKTIRNDNSSRFGKYIDIHFNKRGAIEGAKIEQYLLEKSRVCRQAHDERNYHIFYCMLKGMTADEKKKLGLSKATDYTYLTMGKCTVCDGRDDMKEYSNIRSAMKVLMFTDKENWEISKLLAAILHMGNLRYEARTYDNLDACEVVHSPHLTTAATLLEVDGKDLMNCLTSRTLITRGETVSTPLSMEQALDVRDAFVKGIYGRLFVWIVEKINAAIYKPPSSQAKAIRRSIGLLDIFGFENFTVNSFEQLCINFANENLQQFFVRHVFKLEQEEYNLENINWQHIEFTDNQDALDMIAIKPMNIISLIDEESRFPKGTDSTMLNKLNFQHKVNTNYIPPKNNYETQFGIQHFAGVVYYETRGFLEKNRDTLYGDIIQLVHSSKNKFIKQIFQADVAMFLCGFTPASCLHLPSSTLPKGAETRKRSPTLSSQFKRSLELLMRTLSVCQPFFVRCIKPNEYKKPMLFDRELCVRQLRYSGMMETIRIRRAGYPIRYTFVEFVDRYRVLMPGVKPAYKQEDLRGTCQRIAEAVLGRDDDWQMGKTKIFLKDHHDMLLEIERDKAITDKVILIQKVVRGFKDRSNFLRMRKSAVLIQKTWRGYLCRKNYGAMRAGFSRLQALVRSRKLCASYHVARQRITGFQGHCRGFLVRRAFRHRLWAVITIQAYTRGMIARRLYRRLRGEYRRRLEAEKMRLAEETKLRNQMSAKRAKAEAERKHQERLTQLAKEDAEREKKEKEEARRKKELVEQMERARMEPVNDSDMVDKMFGFLGTTSSFPGQEGQAPVGFEDLERTHRDLEEEDLDEALPLPEDDDEEDVSEYKFAKFSATYFQGTTTHTYVRRPLKQPLLFHDDEGDQLAALAVWITVLRFMGDLPEPKYHTAISDGSEKIPVMTKIYETLGKKTYKRELQALQGEGETPQSDSPRKNSIRHKLVSLTLKKKSKITEEVTKRLNDGEYGLHGNSMLEDRPTSNLEKLHFIIGNGILRPGLRDEIYCQICKQLSQNPSKSSHARGWILISLCVGCFAPSDKFLKYLRNFISSGPPGYAPYCEERLRRTFVNGTRTQPPSWLELQATKSKKPIMLPVTFMDGTTKTLLTDSATTAKELCNTLADKISLQDRFGFSLYIALFDKVSSLGSGNDHVMDAVSQCEQYAKEQGAQERNAPWRLFFRKEIFTPWHCAADDTVATNLIYQQTVRGVKFGEYRCDREDLAELASQQYYVDYGAEVLLERLLSLIPSYIPDREMSSSRTVEKWAHFIMAAHKKGIYTQKRFDPQKVKEEVVDFARHKWPLLFSRFYEAFKFSGPSLPKNDLIVAVNWTGVYFVDEQEQVLLELAFPEITAVSSSRGGKLQSQSFTLATIKGEEYTFTSNNAEDIRDLVVTFLEGLRKRSKFVVALQDSPNHNGEPSTFLSFQKGDLILLDQDSGEQVLNSGWAHGVNERTSQRGDFPADSVYVLPTMTRPQQEIVALVTMTPDQRQQSVRVSQLMLPESEDSLKPYTLEEFSYDYFRPPPKHTLSRVMVTKNRGKDKLWSCTREPLKQPLLKKVIHHEDLAQEACMAFIAVMKYMGDYPSKRTRSVNELTDQIFEGSLKAEPLKDEIFCQIIKQLTDNHVKYSEEKGWELLWLCTGLFPPSNMLLPHIQRFLQSKRQHPLSADCMHRLHKALRNGSRKYPPHLVEVEAIQHKTTQIFHKVYFPDDTDEAFEVESSTKAKDFCQNISTRLLLKSHEGFSLFVKISDKVISVPEGDFFFDFVRHLTDWIKKSRPAKDGMVPSLTYQVFFMKKLWTSTVPGKDSFADSIFHYYQELPKYLRGYHKCSRDEVFQLAALIYRVKFEDDKSHFPTIPKMLRELVPQDLIRQMSPDDWKRSVVAFFNKQAGKSREEAKLMFLKIIYKWQTFGSAFFEVKQTTEPNYPEILLIAVNKHGVSLIDPKTKDILITHPFTKISNWSSGNTYFHITIGNLVRGSKLLCETSLGYKMDDLLTSYISQMLTTMNKQRSGRGLNK